Below is a window of Myxococcales bacterium DNA.
CGAGGGCGAGCCGCTCGTGCTGGAAGTTGCGCATCAGCGCCACGAACCCCGAGCCCTCCTCGCCGATGCGATTTTCTTCCGGCACCCGCACGTTGTCGAAGGCAAGCTCGGCGGTGTCCGACGCGCGCCAGCCGGTCTTTTTGAGGGCGCGCGAGACGCTGAAGCCGGGCATGCCTCGTTCGACCACGAAGAAGGTGAGGCCGCCGTGTTTGTCGGGCCCCGTGCGCGCCAGCACACTCACGTAGTCCGCGCGCACTCCGCTGGTGATGAAGAGCTTGGCGCCGTTCAGCAGGTAGTCCCTGCCGTCGCGCACGGCGCGTGTGGCAATGCCGGCGACATCGCTGCCCGTCCCGGGCTCCGTGATGGCAAGCGCAGCGATCTTGTCGCCCGCCATGACCGGCGGGACGAACCGGCGCTTCTGTTCCTCGGAGCCCAGCACGAAGATGGGCGGTAAGGCGATACCGAGGCTGCCGAGGCCGGCCACGACGCCGCTCGAACCACCGGTGAGCAAGGCCTCGATGCCGATCAGCCCGTGCAGCATGTCGCCGCCGCCGCCGCCGTATTCCTCGGGGTAAGCCGCGCCGAGCACTCCAGCGCTGGCGGCCTCCTGGTACAGCTCCCGCGGAAAGAGCTCTGCTTCTTCCCAGGCGTCGACGTGCGGAGCGATCTTTTCCTTGGCAAATCGCAGGCACGTCTGCCGGTAGAGCTCGTAGTGCTCGTCGAGGGGCATGGGGCTCAGTGGCAGTTCTCGAAGGCGACGGTCGCCACCACCGTGTTCCCACCCCCGGTGCAGTTCGCGCTGACGGTGCCCTTGATGTTCTTGACCCCGTTCACTTCGCTGTTCTGCGTCTCCATCGTCATGGTGCCGCAACCTTCACCCAGCATGTCGGTGCGGCTGGCGCCGGCGGGGAAGAAGAAGACCTGGACCTGGCCCGTGGGCTGCTGCAAGAACCGCACACGTTGCCCGGCGCTGTCGAGGAAATCGACACCGCCGAACTGAGGCATGTTGGCTTGCCCAGATTTGCAGCTGTCGATGGCAAACGGCGCACCGTTCACCGTGATCGTCCCGCTCGACTTGGATTTGCACGCGAGCAGCGCTGCCAAGACGAACACCCCGAGCACGAACGTGGATCGCATGACCCGAGGAACTATCACCCGTGTGTGTGAGCTGCAACGGATCGGGTGCCTGCGAGCGCCTGGGTGAGCAGGGCGTTCACGCGTTCGGGCTCTTCCTGGTGAGCGAAGTGCCCGGTCTTGGCGAGCACGTGCAGCGTCAAATCCGTGGCAAGAGCGGCGTGCTCTTCCGCGAGGTGACGCACGAAGCACGCATCTTCTTCGCCCCAGATCAGGGTCACCGGTAGGGTGATGCGGGGGTCGGCGCGGCGGGGGCGGCGTGCGAGCTGGTCGACGGCGCCACGCCGGATGGCCGTGCGGTAGTAGGCGAGGGGGCCGGCCAGGGATCGAACGCGCCCTACGGCGTGGCGACTCGCATCGACGATGTGGGTGGGGGCTCGCTCGGCGCCCGGCGTCTGGCGAAAGAGGTTCGCGAGCGCAGCGGCTCCGCGACGGGACAGCCACAGCTCGGGCAAGACCGGGAGCTGGAAGAAGAACATGTACCAGCTCTTCCGGACCTGCGCCCGATCGCGGAGCAGCGCACGTTCCAGCAGCGTCGGGTGAACGCAGCCGAGCACCACTGCGCGCTCGATGACCTCGGGGTGGTGGCTCGCAATGTGCCAGGTGATGGCGCCGCCCCAGTCGTGACCCACCAGGCGCACGGGCTCAGCGCTCACGTGTCGGCAGAGGGCGACTACATCTCGAGCCAGGCTCTCGAGCTCGTAACCGCTCCGCGGTCGGGAGCTCTCACCGTAGCCGCGGAGATCCGGGGCGATGACGCGATAACCTCGTTCGACCAGCTCGGGTAGCTGCAGGTCGAACGAGCGGTGGGTCTCGGGAAAGCCGTGCAGCAATACCACCGTGGGCCCGGAGCCGGCCTCGACATAGTGGAGGCGGATGCCGTTGACGTGGGCGTAGTGGTGACGCAAGAGCACGAGACGGAGACTAGCCTCGGCGCTCCGCGAGGGCAGGTGCAATCGCCGATGCCAGCGAGCGGGATGGGTCTGCGCAGGAATTTGGGCGGAAGGCGGAACGTAGATTGGGCATGCAAGGAATCCGCGGCCCGGTGCTGCTCGTGGTGTCGTCTATTCTCGTCTGCCCACTCGGCTGTGACAGTTCGGCGAGCGGGGGCGAGGAAACGGGGGGTTCCATCGAACCTCGAGCCGTCACTGCCGAAGAGCAGGCTGCCTGCGAGGCGTACGCCGCAACCCTGTGCGCCCGTGAGGGGGAGTGCAGCCCGTTCAACATTCCGAATTTCTATGGCTCACCCGAGAAATGTGAGAAACAAGTCACTCGCTCCTGCGTGCGCGGCTTTGCGCTACCTGGCGGGTCAAAAACCGTCGAGCGAGTCGAGTCGTGTGCGCAGTCGCTGCCGCTCGGTACTTGTACTCGCGCCTTCGGCTCCGTGATCGGGGCCGAGGTTTGCCAGGATCTGCCGGGGACGTTGAAGAACGGGGCCGCGTGCCTGGAAGACTACCAGTGTGCCAGCAAACGGTGTTCGTTGAGCTCGACCACGTACTGCTACCGCTGCGAGGCGACGCCGCCGAAGACCGCGGTGCTCGGAGCCGACTGCGACCCGAGCGACGGCCCGGACTGCGCGGAAGGGATCTGTTACCTCGGCAAGTGCAAGAAGCTCGGGTCGCTGAACGAGGCTTGTGACGAGAGTACGCTGTGCACGGCGTACCTGCCGTGCCGGAACGGAGTCTGTTCCGCGCCCCTGGGCGAAGGCGCCGATTGCTCGGGGGACGCGGACTGTTTGTTCGGTTACGATTGTGCCAGCGGCAAGTGCACTCCCGCGCCGCCGAAGACGGCGACGGTCGGGGCAGCATGCGGTTTCGGAGTGGGCGCCTTGTGCGCCATCTTCACCCAGTACTGCGCGGGGAACGTGGGAAGTGCGGGGACTTGCAAGTTGCTCGCCGAGGAAGGTGAGGCATGCGGCTTCGACGTGTTTGGCGACGGTGGCTGTGCCTCGGGCCTCGAGTGTCGCGACTTCGTCTGCCAGCTCGAAGGCTTCTCGACTTGCCTGTGACGGGGCGGGCCCGAGCGGGCCTTCAGAACGCGACGCCCGCGGTGATCGGAAGTAGCAGCGTGTTGTCGCCCTCAGTGAAGACCATCGACACGCGGGCTTGGCCGAACAGCTTGATGGCGCCTACCGGGACGTCGACCCCGAAGCCCAGCGTCACCATGGGGTCGGTCTCCGCCGAGGTGTTGGTGTTCCGAGAAGTGTCGCCGAGGCGCAGCTGGAGCTGGGTAATGTCGCTGACGCCGAGGCCGACCCCACCCAGGAAGAATGGCTGAACGCCGCCGTCCGCCACCTGGGCGCGCATGGCCACGAAGATCTCGGTCAGTACGTAGGTGCCGCCGTCGATGCTGTATGGAGTGCCCTTCGGGACGCCGAGCCCGTACCACTTGTTCAGGACACCCTCGGTATCCAGCGGAAATCGGTGGTGGTAGACCGCGCCGCCGATGGTGGTCTTCTTCGATTTTCCGACCCGGCCGCCCAGCTCGACGCCGCCGTGAAAGCCGATGTTGTACAGGTCGGTGAAGCCGCTCGGCTCGACGGGGAGCGCGATGCCGCCTCCGATGCGCCCCTCCTGGGCATGAGCGGATTCAGAGCCGAACAGGACCACGGTCAGGCACATCCCGACAACGAGCACGCTTCGCATGCCCCGAGTACGGGCCCGGAGCGGGGATCCTTCCTGTCACTGGTTTTGCGAGGCCGGCATCGTGATGCGTCGATCTTTGCAGGTCGATGCGGCTGACCACTCTTCGAACTGGATCGGAACGGTGGGGTAGGCGGGCGTGGACCAGAAACTCGCCCACGGCACCGAGCCCGTCGCGCAGCCCGTCCCCGCGCTTCCACACTCGCAGGTGGCCGCGCCGGGGTGGACCTTCGAGACCTGGAAGTGCAGGTGCAGTCCGGTGGACCAGCCGGTGGTGCCGGACTTGGCCAGGGCCTGCCCGCGCTGCACGCTCGCGCCGCAGAAAATGCCAGCGGATAGGCTCATGCCCTGCAGGTGCAGATAGGTCGATTGCGTCCCGTCGCCGTGATCGATGACGATGAGGTTGGCGTTGTTCGCGCACGAGCTCGCGCCGCAGCCGGTGGTGGAGTTGATCTTGAGGTGGGTGATGGTGCCGCCGCGGGCCGCGACGATGGTGAAGCCCGTACCGTTCGCCCAGTCCCAGGCGTAACCGTCGTCGTTGATGTGATCGCTGCAGCAGGAGTCGTTGCAGTCCTGCGTGAGCTGCATCGTCACGCCGGGTTTCCAGGGCAGTCGATAGCCATTCGGGCTGGTGGTGACCTTGCAGTGATCGGCAACGCCAGCACTTTCTACGACGCAACCGTCGGGGCACGCCGTCTGGCTGGTCGGCGGTTTGTTCGCACCTGCGCACTGGTAGAGCACACTGGGATCGGCGCCCTTCATCATGTCGTTCCCGCAGTACGCCCCGGACTGAGTGCCGAGACAGACGGGATTGCCAGCGCTCGTGCCGCCGCTGCCGCCCGCGCCGCTGGTCCCGCCCGCGCCGCTGGTCCCGCCTGCGCCGCTGGTCCCTCCCGCGCCGTTGGTCCCGCCCGCGCCGCTGGTCCCGCCTGCGCCGGACGCTCCGCTCGCGCCGGACGCTCCGCTTGCTCCGGCGACGCCGGCCGCACCCGCTGCCCCGCCGGCCCAGGAACCACCGGCGCTGATGCCTCCGGAACCTCCGCTCGTGGAGCCGCCTTTCCCTCCTCCGCTGGTGGAACCGCCGGAGCTCGAGCCCACGTCGTCGTCAGGTCCAGTTCCGCACGCGAGCGCGAGCGAGCTGACGAGGAGCAGTCCGAACTCGAGCGGCGAGCGAGTCATACTGGCTTCGAACCTTCAGGACTGGGGGAGGTCGAGCTCATGGCGGGGGTGGGTAGAGGTAGGGGGCGAAGCCGCCGGGCGGCGTGCAGCCATCCGTGCAAGAAGGCGGGGTCGTGCTCGAGAGCGCACAAGCCGGCTTGAACGTGGTGCTCGGATCGTCGTAGCAGACGCGCAACGGGCGCGAGATCGCGGTATTGCCGACCTTGTCCTTGGCAACCGCAGCCAGACAGAACCAGCCTTCTTTCTGGGTTGCTTGCGCGAGCTGCGACGAGAGCTCCCAGCCGGTGCCGGTGCACTCGAGTCCGGTCAATTGCCCGATGCCATACACGACGGGCTCGGCCGTCAGTCCGCCGTGCTCGACCACCACCGACAGGTCCGACACGTTGTTCGTGCATAGGTGCGAGGGCGGGGTCTCGGCGGCCAGGTTGCAGCCGGAAATGGCCGGCGCGGTGGAGGGGTTGTCGGTCTGGTACCAGGGAGAGCCGACCGGCTTCACTGCGTTCAACTGCAGGCTCGGAATGGCCTTGCTACCGACGACGGTGTTCAGGGCGTCGCACTCCGGATCTGCATCGTTGTTGATCAGCAGCGGTACCGTGGGACCGTCCGGCTGGAGGTAGAGGTAGACCGACGTCGGGTCAGTGGCCGCGTAGTAGAAGACGGTCTGACCCCCGATGGTGTTGGTCTTGTCCCAGACCAAGGCTCGGAAGTGTTTGAACGGCGTGACCGTGGCTGGATACGGGTCGGCGTCGTTGGCGGCGAGGGATCCTAGCGGGTCGAAGGACTCGGAACAGAGGTAGTTAGTCCCCGACTTCTTCTTGAGCCGCACGTTGCCCGGGTCCAGGTCGACGATCGGCGGCTGGTTGTCCAAATACAGGAGCACCGACGCACCCGACGACTTGTTGCCGGCCTTGTCGGAGGCGGTGACGTTGACCGTGACCTGCACCTTCGAGCCGGCGACGTTGGCGCTGTCGAAGGTGAACGAATAGTCGTTACCGGTGTTGGACCACTGAGTGGTCGCCGCATACAGGTTGGCCTGCTGGTTCAGCTCGACGTTGATGGTCTTCTGATCGACCCCGCTGCCCAGGTCGACGACGGAGAACGTGAGCGGGACCTTGCCGCCGATGATGTCCTGGTTCTTGGGGCTCTTGATCGTGATGACCGGGCCCTGACCGTCGAGGGTGAAGTTGTAGCTCTTGATCCGCTTGGCAGCGGTCGGGGTGCGCTTGTTCGTGCCCTCGATGACCACCGGAATCGAGCCCGACGGCACCTGTGGGAACAACGTCTTGTCGTTGAAGTCGATGGGGTTCTTGTAGCCGTTGGGCACGCTGACATCCGGCGTCGGCGGGATGTTGACGCCGTTGACGGTGAGCTTCACCGTGTCGACGTCTGCCTCCGGGTCGGTCGTCGCGAGCAGCGCGGGGCTCACCTTGAAGACGAAGGGGACCGCGCCAGTGAGCGGATAGGCCGAGCCGTCGGCGGGTGTGGTCACGGTGATGTCCGGGCCGTGGTCGACAAAAGTCGAGATGCTGTCCGTACCGGTCTTGGCCGGCGTCGACGTGTCCCCCGCCGTGCAGCGCACCGAGAACTTCCCCGAGGCGATCGGGGTCAAGACGAACGACGCCTTGAACTCGTTCAGATTCGTGGTGGCCGTACCCGGGAACTCGTCGACGACCGTCTTCGATGCGTCCAGGACCGCGATCTTGATCGTGGTCGGGTCCACGGGCAGCGCACCCGCGAGGGTGGACTTTTCGACCGTACATAGGGCGTCGAGCTGCGCTCCGACCACCACCACGTCGGTCCCCGGATCGGTGGCAGCGGTCGGGAAGATCACCTTCACCGTGGGCGCGCCCGGCACGCTGCCGCCGTCGGTACCGGAATCGCCCGCCGTACCGCCAGTGCCGCCGCTGGCTCCGGTCCCTCCGGTTCCTCCTCCGCCGTCCTTGGCTCCGGTTCCTCCGGTGCCGCCGTTGCCACCGGTGGCTCCGGTGCCGGCCTCCGTGCCTCCGGTTCCGCCCCCGCCGCTGCCCTGCGGCAGGTTTCCGGCGTGGCCGTCGCCTCCGCACGAGACCAGAGCGTACGAGGTGATTCCCAGTGCCGCAAAGCTGAAGAGCAGCGCGCGCAAGTTGGCCATGTAAAGCACTCCCTAATCCCGAAGAGTACCTCAGCGCGCGGAGAGACGCGATACCAACGCCTCGCGCGGGCGCCCAGCACGCCCACGGCGCCGGGATTCAGCGCGGGAAAGTGCTCCGAGAACCTCCGCACTCCGGCGGCG
It encodes the following:
- a CDS encoding acyl-CoA dehydrogenase family protein translates to MPLDEHYELYRQTCLRFAKEKIAPHVDAWEEAELFPRELYQEAASAGVLGAAYPEEYGGGGGDMLHGLIGIEALLTGGSSGVVAGLGSLGIALPPIFVLGSEEQKRRFVPPVMAGDKIAALAITEPGTGSDVAGIATRAVRDGRDYLLNGAKLFITSGVRADYVSVLARTGPDKHGGLTFFVVERGMPGFSVSRALKKTGWRASDTAELAFDNVRVPEENRIGEEGSGFVALMRNFQHERLALAFYGHATAAIVLDDAIAYAKERQAFGRALVGFQVTRHKLARMATEVEAARVLNYSLALRVRDGEYLVKEVSMAKNFSADVAQRVCYEAVQIFGGMGFMRETRVERLSRDARLLPIGGGTTEVMNEIIAKGLGL
- a CDS encoding alpha/beta hydrolase, whose amino-acid sequence is MLLRHHYAHVNGIRLHYVEAGSGPTVVLLHGFPETHRSFDLQLPELVERGYRVIAPDLRGYGESSRPRSGYELESLARDVVALCRHVSAEPVRLVGHDWGGAITWHIASHHPEVIERAVVLGCVHPTLLERALLRDRAQVRKSWYMFFFQLPVLPELWLSRRGAAALANLFRQTPGAERAPTHIVDASRHAVGRVRSLAGPLAYYRTAIRRGAVDQLARRPRRADPRITLPVTLIWGEEDACFVRHLAEEHAALATDLTLHVLAKTGHFAHQEEPERVNALLTQALAGTRSVAAHTHG
- a CDS encoding M23 family metallopeptidase, which encodes MTRSPLEFGLLLVSSLALACGTGPDDDVGSSSGGSTSGGGKGGSTSGGSGGISAGGSWAGGAAGAAGVAGASGASGASGASGAGGTSGAGGTNGAGGTSGAGGTSGAGGTSGAGGSGGTSAGNPVCLGTQSGAYCGNDMMKGADPSVLYQCAGANKPPTSQTACPDGCVVESAGVADHCKVTTSPNGYRLPWKPGVTMQLTQDCNDSCCSDHINDDGYAWDWANGTGFTIVAARGGTITHLKINSTTGCGASSCANNANLIVIDHGDGTQSTYLHLQGMSLSAGIFCGASVQRGQALAKSGTTGWSTGLHLHFQVSKVHPGAATCECGSAGTGCATGSVPWASFWSTPAYPTVPIQFEEWSAASTCKDRRITMPASQNQ